The following are encoded in a window of Bradyrhizobium guangdongense genomic DNA:
- a CDS encoding DUF4424 family protein, whose protein sequence is MLPRTIRALLLVAATIAPPQARANDSTAELATGGLIFTRSPDIEMRSEDLFISMTEIRVQYRFFNHSSRDVDTQVAFPMPDISFGMDSDIAIPTNDPENILGFSTTVDGSPVAALVERKALLNGIDKTETLKTLNVPLAPRTGQKQDHLSQETWDRLIREGLIEDTPRADGYMTPKWVLKTTYHWQQRFPAGQEVSVSHRYLPSVGGTVPMSASTFLDNPSILQIERSKGLNRFCVDQDFLNSMVRSPNLNWQQNYMEYILVTGANWSGPIREFRLVVDKGAPENLLSFCGHGVRKISPTQFEVRASNFVPSANISLLILKPERADPAAARDADGSQNVADQPCDQLWQQRNSIFKAGGYCFRTPRAIAAFGNAGCKYDNILDVPLSARDRQVVNDIQRIERIKACPR, encoded by the coding sequence ATGCTGCCAAGAACGATCCGTGCCTTGCTGCTGGTCGCCGCGACGATTGCCCCACCTCAAGCTCGCGCCAACGATTCCACTGCCGAGCTGGCCACCGGCGGCCTGATCTTCACCCGCTCGCCCGACATCGAGATGCGATCGGAAGATCTATTCATCTCGATGACCGAAATCCGGGTCCAGTACAGGTTTTTCAATCATTCGAGCCGCGACGTCGACACGCAAGTCGCCTTCCCGATGCCCGACATTTCGTTCGGGATGGACTCGGACATCGCGATCCCGACCAACGATCCCGAAAACATCCTCGGCTTCAGCACCACGGTGGACGGCTCGCCGGTCGCAGCCCTGGTCGAGCGCAAGGCGCTTCTGAACGGCATCGACAAGACCGAAACGCTGAAAACCCTGAATGTGCCTCTGGCGCCGCGAACCGGACAAAAGCAGGATCATCTTTCCCAGGAGACCTGGGACCGGTTGATCCGCGAAGGTCTGATCGAGGATACGCCGCGTGCCGATGGATACATGACGCCAAAATGGGTCTTGAAGACCACGTATCACTGGCAGCAGAGATTCCCCGCCGGCCAGGAGGTCTCCGTCTCCCATCGCTATTTGCCAAGCGTCGGCGGCACCGTGCCGATGTCGGCGTCCACGTTCCTCGATAACCCGTCAATCCTCCAGATCGAGCGGTCCAAGGGGCTCAATCGCTTCTGCGTCGATCAGGATTTTCTCAACTCCATGGTCCGCTCGCCCAATTTGAACTGGCAGCAGAACTACATGGAATACATTCTGGTGACCGGTGCGAACTGGTCTGGACCCATCAGGGAATTCCGCCTGGTGGTCGACAAGGGCGCGCCGGAAAATCTGCTCAGCTTCTGCGGACATGGCGTTCGAAAAATCAGCCCGACCCAATTCGAGGTCCGCGCCTCGAACTTTGTCCCGAGCGCCAATATCAGCCTTCTGATTCTCAAACCGGAGCGTGCCGATCCAGCCGCCGCGCGGGATGCCGATGGATCTCAGAACGTGGCAGACCAGCCTTGCGACCAGCTGTGGCAGCAGCGGAACAGCATCTTCAAAGCCGGCGGCTATTGCTTTCGTACGCCACGCGCCATTGCCGCCTTTGGCAATGCGGGATGCAAGTACGACAATATCCTCGACGTTCCTCTGTCGGCCCGGGACCGGCAGGTGGTCAACGACATCCAGCGGATCGAGCGGATCAAGGCCTGTCCGCGATAG
- a CDS encoding FAD-linked oxidase C-terminal domain-containing protein: MEPRVDSAAVAERLTGVIGPRATTARGVLDQHGQSESYYRALPPDIVVFPETTAEVVEIVKLCAGSGMPIVPFGAGTSLEGNASAVAGGVCIDFARMNKVLAVHDSDMNVVVQPGITRKQLNAELRGTGLFFPIDPGADASIGGMTSTRASGTMAVRYGTMKDNVMAVEVVLADGRVIRTSRRARKSAAGYDLTRLFVGAEGTLGVITEITLKLHPLPQAISAAVCSFDTLHNAIDTAIGIIQAAVPVARVELLDDVMMRGISGYAKLGYREAPTLFFEFHGSESAVAEQAEVVQAIAAEHGGRGFEWAKAPEDRSRLWHARDNTLYAGLGLRPGARAVITDVCVPISRLAECLTDTRKDADEHGFTAPIVGHVGDGNFHMLILVDPARPEEIDGAKALQARMVARAIAMDGTCTGEHGIGLGKIDYLADELGEAVDIMRSIKTALDPQGLMNPGKIFAGARP, encoded by the coding sequence ATGGAACCGCGGGTCGACAGTGCCGCTGTGGCTGAGCGCCTCACGGGCGTGATCGGTCCGCGCGCGACCACCGCGCGCGGCGTGCTCGACCAGCATGGCCAGAGTGAGTCCTATTACCGCGCCCTGCCCCCTGATATCGTCGTCTTCCCCGAAACCACGGCGGAAGTCGTCGAGATCGTCAAGCTCTGCGCCGGCTCGGGTATGCCGATCGTGCCGTTTGGCGCCGGCACCTCGCTCGAGGGCAATGCCTCCGCGGTCGCCGGCGGCGTCTGCATCGACTTCGCGCGCATGAACAAGGTGCTTGCTGTCCACGACAGCGACATGAACGTCGTGGTCCAGCCCGGCATCACCCGTAAGCAGCTCAATGCGGAGCTGCGCGGCACCGGGCTGTTCTTTCCGATCGATCCCGGTGCGGACGCCTCGATCGGCGGCATGACCTCGACGCGCGCCTCCGGCACCATGGCGGTGCGCTACGGCACGATGAAAGACAACGTCATGGCGGTGGAGGTCGTGCTGGCCGACGGTCGCGTGATCCGCACCAGTAGGCGCGCGCGCAAATCCGCGGCCGGCTACGATCTGACGCGGCTGTTCGTCGGCGCCGAGGGCACGCTCGGCGTCATCACTGAGATCACGCTGAAACTGCATCCGCTGCCGCAGGCGATTTCGGCCGCGGTGTGCAGCTTCGACACGCTGCACAATGCGATCGATACCGCGATCGGCATCATCCAGGCGGCCGTTCCGGTCGCCCGTGTCGAGCTGCTCGACGACGTCATGATGCGCGGCATCAGCGGCTATGCCAAGCTCGGCTATCGCGAGGCGCCGACGCTGTTCTTCGAATTCCACGGCTCGGAGAGCGCAGTGGCCGAGCAGGCTGAGGTCGTGCAGGCGATCGCCGCCGAGCATGGCGGCCGCGGCTTCGAATGGGCCAAAGCGCCGGAGGACCGCAGCCGGCTCTGGCACGCCCGTGATAACACGCTCTATGCGGGGCTCGGCCTGCGGCCCGGCGCACGCGCCGTCATCACTGATGTCTGCGTGCCGATCTCGCGTCTGGCGGAATGCCTGACCGATACGCGTAAGGATGCCGACGAACACGGCTTCACCGCGCCCATCGTCGGCCATGTCGGCGACGGCAATTTCCACATGTTGATCCTGGTCGATCCCGCAAGACCTGAGGAGATCGACGGCGCCAAAGCGCTGCAGGCCCGCATGGTCGCCCGCGCCATTGCGATGGACGGCACCTGCACCGGCGAGCACGGCATCGGCCTGGGCAAGATCGACTACCTCGCCGATGAACTGGGCGAGGCCGTCGACATCATGCGGTCGATCAAGACCGCGCTCGATCCCCAGGGATTGATGAACCCCGGCAAGATCTTTGCGGGAGCGCGGCCATGA
- a CDS encoding ABC transporter permease gives MREVAIVSQANPLQRIPGVAIVLGALIVLFGAIAPGFLTAANLSNVLVQSTILTMLALPMTLIIMTEGLDLSMGAVLTLTSLCVAIVSLATKSMLLGLGAGVLVGAAFGTVNGWLVAILGIPPFVATLGTLGMAQGLSLIVSDGQSVVGIPHSVRDIYSATLAGIPLPIVLALVTYAVFHGLLYHTRFGTYVFALGGNREALRYAGLSPSRLLIAVYALGGTMAGVAGLLMTARMNSGHPTAGLGLEFDAIAAVAVGGTSFERGNGWLLGTLLGVIAVGVLRNGLNLISLPSSVQVASVGILVIVALFLDGLRSRA, from the coding sequence ATGCGTGAGGTCGCAATCGTCTCGCAAGCAAATCCGCTGCAGCGCATTCCCGGCGTCGCCATCGTGCTGGGTGCGCTGATCGTGCTGTTCGGCGCGATCGCGCCCGGCTTCCTCACCGCGGCCAATCTCTCGAACGTGCTGGTACAGTCGACCATCCTGACCATGCTGGCGCTGCCGATGACGCTGATCATCATGACCGAGGGCCTCGACCTCTCGATGGGCGCGGTGTTGACGTTGACCTCGCTCTGCGTCGCGATCGTCTCGCTCGCGACCAAGTCGATGCTGCTCGGCCTCGGCGCCGGCGTCCTGGTCGGCGCTGCCTTCGGCACCGTCAACGGCTGGCTGGTTGCGATCCTGGGTATCCCGCCTTTCGTGGCCACGCTCGGCACCCTCGGAATGGCGCAAGGCCTGTCGCTGATCGTCTCGGACGGCCAGAGCGTGGTCGGCATTCCCCACAGCGTCCGCGACATCTATTCGGCGACGCTAGCAGGCATTCCCCTGCCGATCGTGCTGGCGCTCGTGACTTACGCCGTCTTTCACGGCCTGCTCTATCACACCCGCTTCGGCACCTATGTGTTTGCCCTTGGCGGTAACCGCGAGGCGCTCCGCTATGCCGGCCTCTCGCCGAGCCGGCTGCTGATCGCGGTCTACGCGCTCGGCGGCACCATGGCCGGCGTCGCCGGCCTCTTGATGACCGCCCGCATGAATTCAGGGCATCCGACCGCGGGCCTCGGGCTCGAATTCGACGCGATCGCAGCGGTCGCGGTGGGCGGCACCTCGTTCGAGCGCGGCAATGGCTGGCTGCTCGGCACACTCTTGGGCGTCATTGCCGTTGGCGTGCTGCGCAACGGACTGAACCTGATCTCGCTACCCTCCTCGGTGCAGGTCGCCAGCGTCGGCATCCTCGTCATCGTCGCACTTTTCCTCGACGGCCTCAGGAGCCGCGCATGA
- a CDS encoding NUDIX hydrolase, translating to MAKSSKLVAARRGKVLLVRRRSDGLWMFPGGRKRARETEKACLRREIKEELPKLKLGRISLWKEVKAKNKRSGRRMSDAIFIAKSAKGRLAIGDKKEIDRAAWQKPRGIRLTATSRYIRDRLFPRKSRRR from the coding sequence ATGGCGAAGTCTTCCAAGCTGGTGGCCGCCAGGCGCGGCAAGGTTCTGTTGGTCCGGCGACGGTCGGACGGCCTGTGGATGTTCCCCGGCGGCCGCAAGCGAGCGCGCGAGACCGAGAAGGCCTGCCTGCGGCGTGAAATCAAGGAAGAGCTGCCGAAGTTGAAGCTCGGCCGGATCAGCCTCTGGAAAGAGGTGAAGGCCAAGAACAAGCGTTCGGGGCGCAGGATGAGCGACGCGATCTTCATCGCGAAGAGCGCCAAGGGGCGCCTGGCGATCGGCGACAAGAAAGAGATCGACCGCGCCGCCTGGCAGAAGCCGCGCGGGATCCGCCTGACCGCGACCTCGCGCTACATCCGCGATCGGCTGTTCCCGCGGAAGTCGCGGCGGCGATAG
- a CDS encoding sugar ABC transporter ATP-binding protein, with product MNVHVNVPGETTAVPLLQLRGISKEFPGVKALDDVSFALYPGEVHMLLGENGAGKSSLMKVLCGAYSADAGEFFYKGEKVTIASTADAQKLGIAVIFQEFSLVPYLDIAQNIFLGREPKGRVPGTIDRRKILTDAKRLLDTIGFDIDPSIIVNTLGVAQQQMVEIAKAISQNARILVMDEPTAALSDRETELLFALIARLKADGVSIVYISHRMAEVFALGDRITVLRDGRRIDGVKPADVTPDQLVRMMVGRTVDMTYPRNFAGRPGEVLLEVKGLSAPSGISDINIEVRRGEIVGLCGLVGSGRTEVARAIFGADPVASGEIVFDGKPISGEPDIAARRGIALIPESRKSEGLALLRSVGDNLVVSALRKLFPSGLFDPRSSQRTADGLIRQLRIATPSARQMVGLLSGGNQQKVVIGKWLAAGAKLFIFDEPTRGIDVGAKSEIFALIDRLVAEGAAALMISSEQVEICHVCDRAYVMREGRVAGHLSRNELTEENIVRLGMHHA from the coding sequence ATGAACGTCCACGTGAACGTCCCCGGCGAAACCACGGCGGTGCCGCTGCTCCAGTTGCGAGGCATCAGCAAGGAGTTTCCGGGGGTCAAGGCGCTCGACGACGTGTCCTTTGCGCTCTACCCCGGCGAAGTGCACATGTTGTTAGGTGAGAACGGCGCCGGCAAGTCCAGCCTGATGAAGGTTCTGTGCGGCGCCTACAGCGCCGATGCCGGCGAGTTCTTCTACAAGGGCGAGAAGGTCACCATTGCATCCACGGCGGACGCGCAGAAGCTCGGCATTGCCGTGATCTTCCAGGAGTTCTCCCTGGTCCCCTATCTCGACATCGCCCAGAACATCTTCCTGGGACGCGAGCCGAAGGGCCGTGTTCCAGGCACGATCGACCGCCGCAAGATCCTGACCGACGCCAAGCGGCTGCTCGACACGATCGGCTTCGACATCGATCCGTCCATCATCGTCAACACGCTCGGCGTCGCCCAGCAGCAGATGGTCGAGATCGCCAAGGCCATCAGCCAGAACGCGCGCATCCTGGTCATGGACGAGCCGACAGCCGCGCTCTCCGACCGCGAGACCGAGCTGTTGTTCGCACTGATCGCCCGGCTGAAAGCCGACGGCGTCTCCATCGTCTACATCTCGCACCGCATGGCTGAGGTATTCGCACTCGGCGATCGCATCACGGTCCTGCGCGACGGCCGCCGCATCGACGGCGTCAAGCCGGCCGACGTCACCCCTGACCAGCTCGTCCGCATGATGGTTGGCCGCACCGTCGACATGACCTACCCGCGCAATTTCGCCGGCAGGCCCGGCGAGGTGCTGCTCGAGGTCAAGGGCCTGAGCGCGCCGAGCGGCATTTCCGACATCAACATCGAAGTGCGCCGCGGCGAGATCGTCGGCCTCTGCGGCTTGGTCGGGTCCGGGCGCACTGAAGTCGCGCGCGCGATCTTCGGCGCCGATCCGGTAGCCTCGGGGGAGATCGTGTTCGACGGCAAGCCGATCTCGGGCGAGCCTGATATCGCCGCCCGCCGCGGCATCGCGCTGATCCCGGAAAGCCGCAAGAGCGAGGGCCTCGCCCTGCTGCGTTCGGTCGGCGACAATCTCGTGGTCTCGGCGTTACGAAAGCTGTTCCCAAGCGGGTTGTTCGATCCGCGCAGCAGCCAGCGCACCGCCGACGGCCTGATCCGGCAGCTCCGCATCGCCACCCCGAGCGCGCGGCAGATGGTGGGCCTGTTGTCGGGCGGCAACCAGCAGAAGGTCGTGATCGGCAAATGGCTGGCGGCTGGGGCAAAACTCTTCATCTTCGATGAGCCGACCCGCGGGATCGATGTCGGCGCCAAGTCGGAGATCTTCGCGCTGATCGACCGGCTGGTCGCCGAAGGCGCGGCTGCGCTGATGATCTCCTCCGAGCAGGTCGAGATCTGCCATGTCTGCGACCGCGCTTATGTGATGCGCGAGGGGCGCGTCGCCGGGCACTTGAGTCGCAATGAGCTGACCGAGGAGAATATCGTGCGATTGGGGATGCATCATGCGTGA
- a CDS encoding AI-2E family transporter: MPVKSLRQLLTGEDVIQLVIRLGLLALLIIWTFLIIRPFVPILAWSFVLAVAFYPAFSWVAKMLGGRPKTAAAILTLVTLGIVLGPATWLGLSAVDGVRELAHQLGTGDLALQSAPEQIKSWPLIGPTLYELWDQAYTNIRAVLREVAPYLQPLAGPLLVLAGDASLGTLQFLVSVFVAGFLFPHGPRLVAAGRGFLSRIVPEQSEHFLELGGATIRAVAQGVIGVAIVQALLAGIGFKLAAVPSAGLLAFIVLLLSIVQIGAFLVLLPVIIWIWTAKDVTTALVLTVFFVVVGFIDTMLKPLVMGRGLNTPTIVIFVGVIGGTLAHGIVGLFIGPIILSVAWEMAAAWIGTASKRAAEPPIADET, from the coding sequence GTGCCTGTGAAAAGTCTGCGTCAGCTCCTGACGGGCGAGGACGTCATTCAGCTCGTGATCCGGCTTGGCCTGTTGGCACTGCTGATCATCTGGACCTTCCTGATCATCCGTCCCTTCGTGCCGATCCTGGCCTGGAGCTTCGTCCTCGCCGTCGCGTTCTATCCGGCGTTCAGCTGGGTCGCCAAAATGCTGGGCGGACGGCCCAAGACCGCAGCTGCCATCCTGACCCTGGTCACGCTTGGTATCGTTCTCGGACCAGCCACCTGGCTCGGCCTCAGCGCCGTGGACGGGGTGAGGGAGCTTGCGCACCAGCTCGGCACCGGTGACCTCGCGCTCCAGTCCGCGCCCGAGCAGATCAAATCGTGGCCGCTGATCGGTCCGACCCTCTACGAGCTCTGGGACCAGGCCTATACCAACATCCGCGCGGTATTGCGCGAGGTCGCGCCGTATCTCCAACCGCTGGCGGGACCGCTTCTGGTGCTCGCGGGCGATGCCAGCCTCGGCACGCTGCAGTTCCTCGTCTCGGTGTTCGTGGCCGGTTTCCTGTTTCCGCATGGGCCCCGGCTGGTTGCGGCCGGGCGCGGCTTTCTGTCGCGTATCGTGCCCGAGCAGAGCGAGCATTTCCTCGAGCTCGGCGGCGCCACCATCCGCGCCGTGGCGCAGGGCGTGATCGGTGTCGCGATCGTGCAGGCGCTGCTCGCCGGCATCGGCTTCAAGCTCGCGGCGGTGCCGAGCGCGGGCCTGCTCGCCTTCATCGTGCTGCTGCTGTCGATCGTGCAGATCGGCGCCTTCCTCGTTCTGCTGCCCGTCATCATCTGGATCTGGACCGCCAAGGACGTCACCACGGCGCTGGTGCTCACCGTGTTCTTTGTCGTCGTCGGCTTCATCGACACCATGCTCAAGCCGCTGGTGATGGGACGCGGTCTCAACACGCCGACCATCGTGATCTTCGTCGGCGTGATCGGCGGCACGCTCGCTCACGGCATTGTCGGCCTGTTCATCGGCCCGATCATCCTGTCGGTGGCCTGGGAGATGGCGGCGGCGTGGATCGGGACGGCGTCGAAGCGGGCCGCTGAGCCGCCCATCGCCGACGAGACCTGA
- a CDS encoding sugar ABC transporter substrate-binding protein — translation MKQRLEQRVGYLALPLLMAAAFATQARADGETIAVFTKNQTNPFFQTVRVGADTMAKTLNAKTLQYIPTKPDSIPEQLSQIEDVVVKKPSAIVFTPVDYKAMVPGVEKINDAKIPVVNITDRSAGGKFLSFVGADDYSLGLETARFLLKTLGGKGNIVIIEGVKGSLTNVDRVRGFNDALKENPGAKLLASQPGNYQRLQALQVMENLMQSNQQIDGVLAANDAMAVGAIEALEGANRKAQVIGINGTKEAIDAIKSGKLLASGDYNGFFQGCLGTMMAIRALREQPVIAEIVLKPTVITKDNYQPFDTPLEQRTCPTFEEAGKLSAK, via the coding sequence ATGAAACAGAGACTTGAACAAAGGGTTGGCTATCTCGCACTGCCGCTGCTGATGGCGGCCGCGTTCGCCACGCAGGCACGCGCCGACGGCGAGACCATCGCGGTGTTCACCAAGAACCAGACCAATCCGTTTTTCCAGACGGTGCGGGTCGGCGCCGACACCATGGCGAAGACGCTGAACGCCAAAACGCTGCAATACATTCCGACCAAACCCGACTCAATTCCCGAACAGCTCAGCCAGATCGAGGACGTCGTGGTGAAGAAACCGAGCGCGATCGTCTTCACCCCGGTCGACTACAAGGCGATGGTGCCGGGTGTCGAGAAGATCAACGACGCCAAGATTCCCGTTGTCAACATCACCGACCGCTCTGCCGGCGGCAAGTTCCTCTCGTTCGTCGGCGCCGACGATTACAGCCTCGGGCTTGAGACCGCGCGCTTCCTGCTCAAGACGCTGGGCGGCAAGGGCAACATCGTCATCATCGAGGGCGTCAAGGGCTCGCTCACCAATGTCGACCGCGTCCGCGGCTTCAATGACGCGCTCAAGGAGAACCCGGGCGCCAAGCTGCTCGCCTCGCAGCCCGGCAATTACCAGCGGCTCCAGGCGCTCCAGGTCATGGAAAACCTGATGCAGTCGAACCAGCAGATCGACGGCGTATTAGCTGCCAACGACGCCATGGCGGTCGGCGCGATCGAGGCGCTCGAGGGCGCCAACCGCAAGGCACAGGTGATCGGCATCAACGGCACCAAGGAGGCAATCGACGCCATCAAATCCGGTAAGCTGCTGGCCAGCGGCGATTACAACGGCTTCTTCCAGGGCTGCCTCGGCACCATGATGGCGATCCGCGCCTTGCGCGAGCAGCCTGTGATCGCCGAAATCGTGCTGAAGCCGACGGTCATCACCAAGGATAATTACCAGCCGTTCGACACACCGCTCGAGCAGCGCACCTGCCCCACCTTCGAAGAGGCCGGCAAGCTCAGCGCGAAGTAG
- a CDS encoding YciI family protein: protein MLFAIHAIDRTGALPTRLANYDAHKAFLSDTSQFGVKIVMSGPLVADDGATMIGSLFLIEAPSRSDVEAFNRADPFAAAGIWEKVTITGFLRRQG from the coding sequence ATGTTGTTTGCCATCCATGCCATCGACCGCACCGGCGCCCTGCCGACGCGCCTTGCCAATTACGATGCCCACAAGGCCTTCCTCAGCGACACCTCCCAGTTCGGCGTCAAGATCGTGATGTCGGGACCACTGGTCGCGGATGACGGCGCCACGATGATCGGCAGTCTGTTCCTGATCGAAGCCCCAAGCCGCAGCGACGTCGAGGCCTTCAACCGCGCCGATCCGTTCGCTGCGGCCGGCATCTGGGAGAAAGTGACGATCACCGGGTTTCTACGGCGGCAGGGCTGA
- a CDS encoding NAD(P)-dependent oxidoreductase produces the protein MTDTSKQVAFIGIGKMGLPMSQLVAKAGYAVTAFDQSAARLKEAREQGIAVASSSTEAVDGRPLVITSLPDDAALRAVMLGPAGLVGAMAPKAVLIETSTVSAEASAEVNAATHARGIAYLRAPVSGNASIVHTGALSCFVSGPKDAFESAKPLFASFTRAQTYLGPNEEARYAKLAVNLMIAVSAAMMAESLALARKGGIGWQDILKVLDESAVASPMVKYKTAPLRSRDFVSSFSCKQMAKDLDLILGAGHAVGVPLQLAAQVRETYGALVAQGEGETDFIATVKHLERLSGLGEPKL, from the coding sequence ATGACTGATACAAGCAAACAGGTCGCCTTCATCGGCATCGGCAAGATGGGCCTGCCGATGTCGCAACTCGTCGCCAAGGCCGGTTATGCCGTCACTGCCTTCGATCAGAGCGCGGCACGCCTGAAGGAGGCGCGCGAACAGGGCATCGCCGTCGCAAGCTCGTCCACGGAGGCGGTCGACGGCCGCCCTCTGGTCATCACCTCGCTGCCCGACGATGCCGCCTTGCGCGCGGTGATGCTCGGCCCGGCCGGGCTGGTCGGCGCGATGGCGCCGAAGGCGGTGCTGATCGAGACCAGCACGGTCAGCGCCGAAGCCTCGGCGGAGGTCAATGCCGCTACGCACGCACGCGGCATCGCCTATCTGCGGGCTCCGGTCTCGGGCAATGCCAGCATCGTGCACACGGGCGCGCTGAGCTGCTTCGTCTCCGGCCCCAAGGACGCGTTCGAAAGCGCCAAGCCTCTGTTTGCGAGCTTCACTCGTGCGCAGACCTATCTCGGCCCGAACGAGGAAGCACGCTACGCAAAGCTTGCGGTCAACCTCATGATCGCGGTCTCGGCTGCCATGATGGCGGAAAGCCTGGCGCTGGCGCGCAAGGGCGGCATCGGCTGGCAGGACATTCTGAAGGTGCTGGACGAGAGCGCCGTCGCCTCACCCATGGTGAAGTACAAGACCGCGCCGCTGCGCAGCCGCGACTTCGTCTCAAGCTTCTCCTGCAAGCAGATGGCCAAGGACCTCGATCTCATCTTGGGCGCTGGCCATGCCGTCGGCGTGCCGCTGCAGCTTGCAGCGCAAGTACGTGAGACCTATGGCGCGCTCGTCGCGCAGGGCGAAGGCGAGACCGACTTCATCGCGACCGTGAAGCATCTCGAACGGCTGTCCGGTCTCGGTGAGCCCAAACTCTGA
- a CDS encoding intradiol ring-cleavage dioxygenase: MRNFSETNITDAVLERIAGATDPRIKQVSEALVRHLHAFVREIRPTQKEWEYGIDFLTRTGHMCDDKRQEFILLSDALGVSMLVDAINHPVPDGATETTVLGPFFVQAAPEKQNGDDISGPMEGDPMIVTGSVSTADGKPLAGAVVDVWHSDNDGYYDVQQLDEIGELAMRARFHTDANGRFHFWSIKPAAYPIPHDGPVGEMLEAQGRHPWRPAHVHFMISAPGFEQLVTHVFVAGDKYLDSDVVFGVKDSLIHDFVRCPPGRAPDGRMVDNAYYHLTYDFGLKQAASSAQAA, translated from the coding sequence TTGCGAAATTTCAGCGAGACCAACATCACCGACGCCGTGCTCGAACGCATCGCCGGGGCCACCGATCCCCGCATCAAGCAGGTCAGCGAAGCCCTGGTACGTCACCTCCACGCCTTCGTGCGCGAAATCCGGCCGACCCAGAAGGAATGGGAATACGGCATCGACTTCCTGACCCGCACCGGCCACATGTGCGACGACAAGCGGCAGGAATTCATCCTCTTGTCGGACGCGCTCGGCGTTTCCATGCTGGTCGATGCGATCAACCATCCCGTGCCTGATGGCGCGACCGAGACCACCGTGCTCGGGCCATTCTTCGTCCAGGCCGCGCCCGAGAAGCAGAACGGGGACGACATCTCCGGCCCCATGGAGGGCGATCCCATGATCGTCACCGGGTCGGTCTCGACCGCCGACGGCAAGCCGCTTGCCGGCGCCGTGGTCGATGTCTGGCATTCCGACAATGACGGCTATTACGACGTGCAGCAGCTCGACGAGATCGGCGAGCTCGCAATGCGCGCGCGCTTCCACACCGACGCCAACGGCCGCTTCCACTTCTGGTCGATCAAGCCGGCGGCCTATCCGATCCCGCATGACGGTCCGGTCGGCGAGATGCTGGAGGCGCAGGGCCGCCATCCCTGGCGTCCGGCTCATGTGCATTTCATGATCTCGGCGCCGGGCTTCGAGCAGCTCGTCACGCATGTGTTCGTCGCCGGCGACAAATATCTGGACAGCGACGTGGTGTTCGGCGTCAAGGACAGCCTGATCCACGATTTCGTGCGCTGCCCGCCTGGCCGTGCGCCTGACGGTCGCATGGTGGACAACGCCTACTATCACCTCACTTACGATTTCGGCCTGAAGCAAGCCGCAAGCAGCGCGCAGGCAGCGTAA
- a CDS encoding ABC transporter permease, whose protein sequence is MTDITKEALSPPRSFLSQDAIQLFYRLLAVLLICAVLAILNDSFLSLGNILNVLRQASLTFFIASGLTLVVLTAGLDLSVGANVALSACIAGTVIHTTGSPALGILTGLACGGMVGLLNGIMVTALRIPSFIATYGMLWVLNGVTYWYMAGETLHGFPAGFRQIGSGYLFGLPIPVYLLLVFLGIGTLFAQRTIWGQEIYAIGANPVAARLSGIPVARRLLLVYAVSGTMAGLASIIFLSRLNSAEADIGESLTLPAIAAVLIGGTSLFGGVGTVFGTFVGALILTLVLNGMNLLSVSANWQPLVTGIIVIVAVWLDMKTRRRTQ, encoded by the coding sequence ATGACCGACATCACCAAGGAGGCGCTGTCGCCGCCGCGTTCCTTCCTGTCGCAGGACGCGATCCAACTGTTCTACCGGTTGCTCGCCGTGCTGCTGATCTGCGCCGTGCTGGCCATCTTGAACGACTCCTTCCTCAGCCTCGGCAACATCCTCAACGTGCTGCGCCAGGCGAGCCTCACCTTCTTCATCGCCTCCGGACTGACCCTGGTGGTGCTCACCGCCGGCCTCGATCTCTCCGTGGGCGCCAACGTGGCGCTATCAGCCTGCATCGCCGGGACCGTGATCCACACCACGGGATCGCCAGCGCTCGGCATCCTGACGGGCCTCGCCTGCGGCGGCATGGTCGGCCTGCTCAACGGCATCATGGTGACGGCGCTGCGCATCCCCTCCTTCATCGCCACCTACGGCATGCTCTGGGTGCTGAACGGGGTGACCTATTGGTACATGGCGGGCGAAACGCTGCACGGCTTTCCGGCCGGCTTCCGCCAGATCGGCAGCGGCTATCTTTTCGGTCTGCCGATCCCGGTATATCTGCTGCTCGTGTTCCTCGGGATCGGAACGCTGTTTGCCCAGCGCACGATTTGGGGCCAGGAGATCTACGCGATCGGCGCCAATCCGGTTGCCGCGCGCCTCTCCGGCATCCCCGTCGCGCGACGCCTGCTGCTGGTCTACGCCGTATCCGGCACCATGGCCGGGCTCGCCTCGATTATCTTCCTGTCGCGGCTCAACTCCGCCGAGGCCGACATCGGCGAAAGCCTGACCTTGCCGGCGATCGCGGCCGTGCTGATCGGCGGCACCTCCCTGTTCGGCGGCGTCGGCACCGTGTTCGGCACCTTCGTCGGCGCGCTGATCCTGACGCTGGTGCTGAACGGCATGAACCTGCTCTCGGTAAGCGCCAATTGGCAGCCGCTGGTCACCGGCATCATCGTGATCGTCGCGGTCTGGCTCGACATGAAGACCCGCCGCCGCACGCAATGA